A stretch of the Cyprinus carpio isolate SPL01 chromosome B4, ASM1834038v1, whole genome shotgun sequence genome encodes the following:
- the pphln1 gene encoding periphilin-1 isoform X1, with the protein MAFRRERNLRDMYEERFQAGRVGPYPREAQGDRRPPFGRPDEDYGRGFEYDAPRFYPNGAPRNYHGEDQRGYHGDSHHSFPNEHRGGPPGRRQEDFPYYRGPREEPQGGRQMDFRPSSRAGPPPNARVLGAHPPPPRSLPTIAPDAGDDTLIQAIMNLDRGEERDNLRRKAPFPPVRERSPARRDVPPSPHSRSGSSISSRSYSPERGKVHPFPPQQGKSIDSLPNLSAFHLEKSHWRDLPHTQTLDDAKGFEEPFGPGRGPDRERPPGPSVSASRDGSPHSSVSASKEDMTMVEGPTDEVPPTVDEASSVMDDFQERRAQAIAAKAREIEKVYRQDCETFGMVVKMLVAKEPTLEKQLQNPLKENLIEIRERCLDDLKNFIAELDEVVRQPEPAV; encoded by the exons A TGGCTTTTAGGAGAGAACGAAATCTTAGAGATATGTATGAGGAACGGTTTCAAGCAGGAAGAGTG GGTCCATATCCAAGAGAAGCTCAAGGGGACAGGAGACCACCCTTCGGGCGGCCAGACGAGGACTACGGCCGTGGCTTTGAATACGATGCCCCTCGGTTTTACCCAAATGGTGCTCCTCGTAACTACCATGGAGAGGATCAGAGAGGTTATCATGGAGACAGCCATCACTCATTTCCAAATGAGCACAGGGGTGGACCACCCGGTCGAAGG CAAGAGGACTTCCCATACTACAGAGGGCCGAGAGAGGAGCCGCAAGGTGGACGCCAAATGGACTTCAG ACCGAGCAGTCGTGCTGGTCCTCCCCCAAATGCTCGAGTCCTGGGTGCTCACCCTCCTCCACCCAGGTCTCTGCCTACAATAGCCCCTGATGCAGGAGACGACACCCTCATACAGGCCATAATGAACCTGGACCGGGG GGAGGAGCGGGACAACTTGAGAAGAAAGGCGCCGTTCCCACCAGTACGTGAGCGCTCTCCAGCTCGGCGGGACGTCCCCCCTTCCCCTCACAGCCGGTCGGGGTCCAGCATAAGCAGCCGCAGCTACTCACCAGAGCGGGGCAAAGTGCATCCTTTCCCGCCTCAGCAGGGGAAAA GTATAGACAGTCTGCCAAACCTCTCTGCATTTCACTTGGAGAAATCTCATTGGCGGGatctcccacacacacagactctagACGATGCAAAGG GATTTGAGGAGCCGTTTGGGCCAGGCAGGGGACCGG ACAGGGAAAGGCCCCCCGGCCCCTCCGTGAGTGCATCACGAGACGGTTCTCCCCATAGCTCCGTATCAGCCAGTAAG GAGGACATGACAATGGTGGAAGGGCCCACAGATGAAGTTCCACCCACCGTAGATGAAGCTTCCTCTGTCATGGACGACTTTCAAGAGAGACGAGCTCAAGCTATTGCTGCCAAGGCTCGGGAAATTGAGAAG GTCTATCGTCAGGACTGTGAGACCTTTGGCATGGTGGTGAAGATGCTGGTGGCCAAGGAACCCACCTTAGAAAAGCAGCTGCAGAACCCACTGAAAGAGAACCTGATTGAGATCCGTGAGCGATGTCTTGATGACTTGAAAAACTTCATTGCTGAACTCGATGAGGTGGTACGACAGCCTGAACCTGCTGTCTAA
- the pphln1 gene encoding periphilin-1 isoform X2, with the protein MAFRRERNLRDMYEERFQAGRVGPYPREAQGDRRPPFGRPDEDYGRGFEYDAPRFYPNGAPRNYHGEDQRGYHGDSHHSFPNEHRGGPPGRRQEDFPYYRGPREEPQGGRQMDFRPSSRAGPPPNARVLGAHPPPPRSLPTIAPDAGDDTLIQAIMNLDRGEERDNLRRKAPFPPVRERSPARRDVPPSPHSRSGSSISSRSYSPERGKVHPFPPQQGKRFEEPFGPGRGPDRERPPGPSVSASRDGSPHSSVSASKEDMTMVEGPTDEVPPTVDEASSVMDDFQERRAQAIAAKAREIEKVYRQDCETFGMVVKMLVAKEPTLEKQLQNPLKENLIEIRERCLDDLKNFIAELDEVVRQPEPAV; encoded by the exons A TGGCTTTTAGGAGAGAACGAAATCTTAGAGATATGTATGAGGAACGGTTTCAAGCAGGAAGAGTG GGTCCATATCCAAGAGAAGCTCAAGGGGACAGGAGACCACCCTTCGGGCGGCCAGACGAGGACTACGGCCGTGGCTTTGAATACGATGCCCCTCGGTTTTACCCAAATGGTGCTCCTCGTAACTACCATGGAGAGGATCAGAGAGGTTATCATGGAGACAGCCATCACTCATTTCCAAATGAGCACAGGGGTGGACCACCCGGTCGAAGG CAAGAGGACTTCCCATACTACAGAGGGCCGAGAGAGGAGCCGCAAGGTGGACGCCAAATGGACTTCAG ACCGAGCAGTCGTGCTGGTCCTCCCCCAAATGCTCGAGTCCTGGGTGCTCACCCTCCTCCACCCAGGTCTCTGCCTACAATAGCCCCTGATGCAGGAGACGACACCCTCATACAGGCCATAATGAACCTGGACCGGGG GGAGGAGCGGGACAACTTGAGAAGAAAGGCGCCGTTCCCACCAGTACGTGAGCGCTCTCCAGCTCGGCGGGACGTCCCCCCTTCCCCTCACAGCCGGTCGGGGTCCAGCATAAGCAGCCGCAGCTACTCACCAGAGCGGGGCAAAGTGCATCCTTTCCCGCCTCAGCAGGGGAAAA GATTTGAGGAGCCGTTTGGGCCAGGCAGGGGACCGG ACAGGGAAAGGCCCCCCGGCCCCTCCGTGAGTGCATCACGAGACGGTTCTCCCCATAGCTCCGTATCAGCCAGTAAG GAGGACATGACAATGGTGGAAGGGCCCACAGATGAAGTTCCACCCACCGTAGATGAAGCTTCCTCTGTCATGGACGACTTTCAAGAGAGACGAGCTCAAGCTATTGCTGCCAAGGCTCGGGAAATTGAGAAG GTCTATCGTCAGGACTGTGAGACCTTTGGCATGGTGGTGAAGATGCTGGTGGCCAAGGAACCCACCTTAGAAAAGCAGCTGCAGAACCCACTGAAAGAGAACCTGATTGAGATCCGTGAGCGATGTCTTGATGACTTGAAAAACTTCATTGCTGAACTCGATGAGGTGGTACGACAGCCTGAACCTGCTGTCTAA
- the zcrb1 gene encoding zinc finger CCHC-type and RNA-binding motif-containing protein 1 produces the protein MSGGLAPSKSTVYVSNIPFSLTNSDLHKLCSKYGKVVKVTVVKDKQTRMSKGVAFVLFLDRESAHNCSRSLNNKQLFGRTVKASIAIDNGRATEFIRRRNYSDKSKCYECGEEGHLSYACPKNLLGEREPPPKKEKKKKKKVQQPEEPEPEDSEEEGEDPALDSLSQAIAFQQARIEEEEKRRKQVTEDASQASTSEDTHKPKIKKSAYFSDEEELSD, from the exons ATGAGTGGTGGATTAGCGCCCAGCAAAAGCACTGTTTATGTGTCTAACATCCCATTCTCATTGACAAACAGCGATTTGCACAAG TTATGCTCGAAATATGGCAAGGTAGTGAA GGTTACTGTTGTTAAAGACAAGCAGACACGGATGAGTAAGGGAGTGGCGTTTGTGCTGTTCCTAGACAGAGAGTCTGCTCATAATTGCTCCCGATCGCTAAACAACAAACAG TTGTTTGGGAGAACGGTGAAGGCCAGCATCGCCATCGATAATGGAAGAGCTACAGAATTCATCAGAAGGAGAAACTACtcagacaaatccaaatgttaTGAATGTGGG GAAGAAGGGCACTTGAGTTACGCTTGTCCTAAAAATTTACTTGGAGAGAGAGAACCTCcacctaaaaaagaaaagaaaaagaagaaaaaggtgcAGCAGCCTGAGGAGCC AGAACCAGAGGACAGTGAGGAAGAAGGAGAGGATCCAGCACTGGACAGTTTAAGTCAGGCAATTGCTTTCCAG CAAGCACGCattgaggaggaggagaagagaaggAAGCAGGTCACAGAGGATGCGTCTCAAGCATCTACATCAGAGGACACCCACAAACCCAAGATCAAAAAGAGCGCCTACTTCAGTGACGAGGAGGAGCTCAGTGACTGA
- the yaf2 gene encoding YY1-associated factor 2 — MFSLFVLLFEGRKNATKRPSSDDGYWDCSVCTFKNSAEAFKCMMCDVRKGTSTRKPRPVTQQFASPTQPKKEKKEKTEKDKNERELTLKKNSHKKMRPRLKNVDRSSAQHLEVTVGDLTVIITDFKEKTKPSSSSSSSAASGDHHSQSGSNSDNTEKGISRSSSPRGEGSSLNGESH; from the exons ATGTTCTctctgtttgttttgctttttgaagGCCGAAAAAACGCGACGAAACGGCCCTCCTCCGACGACGGCTACTGGGACTGCAGCGTGTGTACGTTCAAGAACAGCGCCGAAGCGTTCAAATGCATGATGTGCGATGTCAGGAAGGGAACGTCAACGCG gAAACCTCGTCCTGTCACACAGCAGTTTGCTTCACCCACACAGCccaagaaagagaaaaaggaaaagacCGAGAAGGACAAGAACGAGAGAGAACTGACACTGAAAAAGAACAGCCACAAGAAAATGAG GCCCAGGTTAAAAAATGTGGACCGGAGCAGCGCACAACATCTGGAAGTGACAGTGGGAGATCTGACGGTTATCATAACAGACTTTAAGGAGAAAACTAAGCCCTCCTCCAGTTCGTCCTCCAGCGCAGCATCTGGAGACCACCACAGCCAGAGCGGATCCAACTCAGACAACACAGAGAAGGGGATCTCCAGATCCTCGTCCCCGCGAGGGGAGGGTTCCTCACTCAACGGGGAATCTCACTAA